CGAGAGCAAGTTTGACGACTGCGATAAGGAAGCTTGTCTGTCCTTCTCCAAGGAGATCCTCTGTGCTCGCGTCACTGTGGACCACAACTATTATGCCATTTGTCAGAACCTTTTGTCCAGACACGCCACATGGAGGGGCACCTCGGGGGGGCTCCTGCACCACCCCCCAGCTGAGATTGCCAAAGAGGGGCGCCTGGAGGCCCTGCTGGATGAGTGTGCCAACCCAAAGAAGAGGTACGGGCGGTTCCAGGCCGCCAAGGAGCTGCGCGAGTACCTGGCACAGCTCAGTAACAACGTCAGGTAGTCCTCAGTGAACGTCCTTGGCAGCACTGGCTAAACACTATTGCAAagacacacagaaaacacaagttTTGGACTCCTCTGttaaaaagagagaataaaaaacTCTAGTTTATCAGTTTTCTAAATACtgtaaaaatagaattttatgGTGTTACAATGTTCCTTTGCAAACAAACAAGGTACTTACTGAATTAAAACTTGAGCTACTATTGACTGTCCTCCCTAGCTGTTTAAAAGGGAGTAGGTCACAAAAGACTGTGATAGCTTAATTGACAGCTTGTGTGTCAAAGGGTACTTTACCTAAAACTGCATTAGTGTCACAGTTTTGTGAAACTGATGTTCTTACTTGGAAAGTCAAGTTAGACTGGTGGCCTGTTTTAAAGGCCTTTTTTCTGACATCATTGTctcatttttgtgtttatttaaacACCTTGAAGTGGCATTTACATCCAGGTAAACCTAGCTGTCTGCATTGTTTCAAACTGAACAGGCTTTCATGTTAATGCTGTGCAGAACATTCCTACTGTGAGTGCAGAATTCCTGAGTTTACTGTCTGATTTTAGGGGGTTTTACACTGTATTTTATTATGTTTAGAcattgtggtttgtttttttaagatcaTCATAAGCTCAAATCTCACTTGAACTAACATTCATTTAATGTCTTCTGTGGTTCTACCATTGGAAATATCACTTAATGTAACTATTGTACAAAACTTACCCTTCATGCCAGTATATACACATGGCTGTTTAACAGGAAATCATGACTTTTAACAGAGATAATTTGGAAATTGGAAGGACACTACAATAAAAAGATTTGTGTTAATTTAAATTGGGGGTAGAAGATTGactaaaaaaaatcactaatcTGGTGTAGTTTAAGTACAAGCCaaagaaaatggttttgtttactAGTTTTTTGAacatacagtaaacaaaaaatGCTATATTGtagtgaaaataataattttcaaaattcagattttgatGGTCCTTGGTTACTTTCTGAAGAACTTCTGGAATTCTATACTTAAGCTAGAGAAAACCCTAATTTGAATCATGTCAAGCAAGTTAGCAGTTTGTTTTACATCCTTCCTAAATGTGTTGAATGGAATTTTCTGAATATTCATCTTTTGGTTTACCAGTAAGCTGTACTCACTCTAGGTACCTTTTCTTGAACTAAGTTTGGCTATTCCCAGTACAGTTGAAATTAAACCTTATTGAGGTTTTTGTAAATATGGAGTTGTTCTCATAAATCACAGTTTTTATAAAAGCCTCAGTTACTGCTACAAGAACTCACTTGAAAGCTTGCTCCTCagtttttggttttgcctttttttttggttttttttttatttttacaactACTATGCCTAATTTTCCTCAAGTTTTGTTCCTACAAAGATGCTCTTAGGAAATGTGTGCATATTACTTCTGGTAACAGTAATGAAGGAGACTAATATTTCTTAAATGCCTGTATATTTTGTACAAGCTAAACTTAATTCTGAGCAAGGTAATGTGTGCTGCTTccaagagcagagctgctctgcctcctgtaCTGCATGGAGCCTGGTGGAAATTGTTGTGCAGGTGAGGAAAATGGCAAACTCACTGACTTGCTGTCCTTTCTCAAAGCTCAGTGTGGAGGCACACAGAGATGCAGAGTGCTCTTTGATTTCTTAGGTCACTGTATTTTGAGGACATGCTTTAATGGTGAgcatggtggtggtgctgggttgctggttggacttgatgatcttaaaggtcttttccaacttaaagATTCTATGATTAAGGACATTTTGGAATTGGAAATTCTCACTCATGTGATTGTTGCCTCTGTAGTCTTAATTTGTTCCCAGTCCCTTGTCTTGTTTTTTGAAGTTAGAATGCCCAGTGCAgcttttaatttgaatttctcCCCTCATTTAAACAGTTTTATGTGCTTGTTCTGGCACAAACTATTGTTCATAAAATCCACTTATTTGAAGAAAGTAGACTAACCCTCCGACTAGGTACTactgatgccttaagttttagctttcatatttcccagattctgtactgcattagtatgtaactctgaacttcatataaagtgttagcaagttctcttcacagtttatttagacaaaacaatccttttgcagcctgagaaccaaggacacTGTTGTAGCTTTGGGCTCAAAAAAGTGTAAACAGGGAGTTGAGGAGAGCAgtctgggaggatgggactgcataacctaaagctgtaattggacaattaaccccaatatggAAACGGACCAAAACTTagaaaagtgtgaaaactctTGGCCTGGTGTCCATGTTGGGTGGAGCCACTTGTACTGCCCAGGGTGaatcctttgaaggccttttaataaatccctgctttattcctttaacactgtctggcctctgttctaggtagcctctcaaggcatcactACCACCCTACCCTAAAGCCTTGACTTACCACTACAGTTGATTTTGAAACATCTGCCACATTTCCCAAAGAGAGAGTGGACTGTGATTGTTAAAGTtgtgaaagaaacaaacactgCCAGTTTTGGTTACTACTTGAGTCAGTTCTGTGACTGTCAGAATGTTCTCTTAAATTTTGTTTGGTGTTTAGTCCCTTCAGAAACAAGTTACTAAAGCCACTTGTAAAAGGAACTTGgaagtgaaaggaaaataaaccccaaaccccccactAGAGCAAAAACACTACAGGGAAAACATTGTGGAGAGCAATAAATCTTGTTCCATTTGCACCTGTCAGATATTTATTGTACAATaacaatttatatttttagtcATTGCCCATTATTATTGATGAACATggtgaaatatttttgaatgaGATGTTTGGGGTTTGTATGTGCATTAAAATTGTCCTTTTGTACTGTAAGTTACTGTTTGTTTGGAATACTTTATCAAAACTGTCTCCCTGTGCCTTTATATTACAAGAAAGTTGTTTCTGCAACTTCTAATGATATTAATAAAGAATACTTTAAGAACCTCATCTCAGCTATTCATTTTCAGATCAGTAAGTCTTTCAGGATTGTTTTAGTCTAGGATGCTTTAAAATACACGTGGAACTACTTTTGGTAGTGTTGCAGAATGCTCCATCATCAGAAGTGACAGATAGGAACCTTTTTCCCATCCTCCTTTCTAGTTTGATCTGAAGAATGAACGCTCTGTGAGGACTCTTGGTGTCATGTCCTTGCAGGCAGAGCCTTTGGTGGctcctgctgtcctgccctgcGGAGCCTTGGCTGGGTGCAGAAgggccctgtgcccctggggtgtctgcagagggacagggcagggctgtttgGGCAGCAGGTGAGTCTGGTTCTCCTGCTGAAGGTAAGAGAAGGTACCTGTttgtgtgcctggaaatcaaGGCAAATTTTAAGGTGTTACTAATGGACATTGCATGTTCAGGTCAGCAGGAAAGTTCTGACTAAAAGGAAAACTGTCTAAGGCTGTATTTTATGTTTGAGTTAACTCCAGTGTTCTGAGAACAGCACAGTGAAAGCAGAATATGCTTCAAAGCAAAACAGGCTATTTCATAAACAGCTTCTGTTCAGAGAGGAAGAGCTTTTTTGGGTGAGGGGAGTATTAGTCAAACAACATAGTACACATCTTTCTATTCTGAACATGATGCTTATGTATCAGTTTGACTACAAATTCTATCTTTTGGTATTAATGGAGGCTTGGTGCCTCCATTTAATGTGCCCTTAGTATAACAACACATTCCCAAATAGATACCCtgaataattttaaaggaatGGGATTTTCATAATGTAGTGCCTTTTTATTGTCtgatcaaataaaaaaaatcaaattatagGAAATCATACTGATCTGCTCTATTCCACCTGAGCAGGGTTAATGTAAACCCAGACTGAGGGCTGAATGTTTTCTTCACCAGGCAGAAGGAGGACCCTGCATTTTGACTGAGCTTCCTTACAGTTAAGTTTGTGTATTATTTATCTTTGTTTTTGCTGATGTCATATTCAGATTTTATCTGTACATATAAATGTACACATATGGGTGTATTTAGCATAAGCTGCTATTGCAGAATTCAGATTGGACTGCAGGCTCACAACTAATGATGCTTCAATTAATTGCTTTACTTGTGGAAAGTCTGATAACCTGATTTCCCTGCCTTCTTGTCTTTATGTGACTTTGTTCATCAGGTCTAGTGTGTTAAGGACCTAAAAACTGATCTGTAACCAACTATTTGGAGCAAACTAAGGATCTTCCTGTTCTTCCTTTTAAGTTATTTTCAAGTTTTTGATTTGCAATGTGATAACTGAGTTTACATGGCACTGTTGTATTTACATTTTGGTGCTTTACAGAAAAGGAACTGTGATTTCTGATTGTTTTGGTAGTTACAAAGATATTTTGATTTGGAATACTACTCTTACAGACTTGCAGATGTTTTCTTAGTATTGTGAGAGAAGGATTGCAGCTCTGGTTTTAGATGGCCAGCATTCCTCACCTGGGTCCATTGTAGGAATTGTGAAATGCTCCCAACAGGACCACATCTCCTGTAATTCACTAGATGTACAACTGAGGCAGTGTTTCCTTTGATGCCTGGATTTTTGAGACATGAGAAACTGTAACCCATCTCCCTTGAGGCAAAAGTATTTGGAAAGAAGATATATTCTTATAGgtgatttttggtttgtttccttgttttttcagtatttgttACTTCTCTGGAGTTCAACTGATGATATTTTGTGAGATCAATATAATTATGCTGCCTTCATAATGTTAAAATCTTGCAAAAGTCACTTTTTAGCAACTTTTGTTAGTGCCTTTTAAATAGAATGTTTAAATTTTGCTGTGATATATTTCCATAAATAAGCAGTAATTACAAACATGTTTGCAAAGTGTAAccaatttttttatattatgaTTTCTATGTGCTCTTTTCTGTGTGTGGGCTAGCAGTTCATTCTGTACACTGAATTTTGGCTGCCCACATCACTAAAATTGATGTGTAGTAAGGACCCAATTGCAGTTACACATGGAGTAGTGTGTGTTTCTGGCCTGTAGCACAGCTGTTCAGTGGTAGTTTACCAGAACTTCTCTATTCTACAAACAAATAAGCAATGTGCTGCATTTGTATGTTATTTATGGGTGTTTGGGTACCAATACATGAGCCGCAGTCTGATGTGTGTTGGTGTGAACTGAAAGGAGCTGGTGAAGTTAGAGAAAGTGGATTCATGAACAATATACAAAAGCAATGGGTTTGAAATTAAGCTTTCACTTCACAT
The nucleotide sequence above comes from Ammospiza caudacuta isolate bAmmCau1 chromosome 11, bAmmCau1.pri, whole genome shotgun sequence. Encoded proteins:
- the DIPK2A gene encoding divergent protein kinase domain 2A isoform X2, which produces MVAVNYVGEELWSYFNAPWEKRVDLAWQLMEIAEQLTNNDFEFALYLLDVSFDNFAVGPRDGKVIIVDAENVLVADKRLIRQNKPENWDVWYESKFDDCDKEACLSFSKEILCARVTVDHNYYAICQNLLSRHATWRGTSGGLLHHPPAEIAKEGRLEALLDECANPKKRYGRFQAAKELREYLAQLSNNVR